Proteins encoded by one window of Deinococcus multiflagellatus:
- a CDS encoding LptF/LptG family permease: MPPLLIRLVLAEVTRWYVAGVALFLSLQMVDALSGTVAKLIQYRPPLDKAALAFFSIGPGILNKSLVLAVPFAILLAFSRMQRDSELKAISAGGVAPLRLVWPLALPFVLVAALAYMNGDRIVPSNLARWDATWFNIYNMPLPPQTQKKYTYAPPGALYYAGSVISTGDGTTAQLQGVMVQREGAVLTASSGTWDSKAQTWTLLNPWRAVPGQNPQPLGKPLTVPQTDALRPPPAKAEQTTTPELRARAADPQVLPADQREAAFQIVRRMADPLTAVVFALAAGALGLLLRNRAAAFAAVLVFLVSFYVLWTTVPGLARAGALSPALAAWLPNLVFVLLAAALAWRLR; this comes from the coding sequence GTGCCGCCCCTCCTGATTCGCCTCGTCCTGGCCGAGGTCACCCGCTGGTATGTGGCGGGCGTGGCGCTCTTTCTGTCCTTGCAGATGGTGGACGCCCTGAGCGGCACCGTGGCCAAGCTGATCCAGTACCGTCCGCCCCTGGACAAAGCTGCCCTGGCCTTTTTCAGCATCGGCCCGGGGATTCTGAACAAGAGTCTGGTGCTGGCAGTGCCGTTTGCGATTCTGCTGGCCTTTTCGCGGATGCAGCGTGACAGCGAACTCAAGGCGATCAGCGCCGGGGGGGTGGCGCCGCTGCGGCTGGTGTGGCCGCTGGCGCTGCCCTTCGTGCTGGTGGCGGCGCTGGCCTACATGAACGGCGACCGCATCGTGCCGTCCAATCTGGCCCGCTGGGACGCCACCTGGTTCAACATCTACAACATGCCGCTGCCGCCGCAGACGCAGAAAAAGTACACCTATGCCCCGCCCGGCGCCCTGTACTACGCGGGCAGCGTGATCAGCACGGGCGACGGCACCACCGCGCAGCTGCAGGGCGTGATGGTGCAGCGGGAGGGCGCGGTCCTGACCGCCAGCAGCGGCACCTGGGACAGCAAGGCCCAGACCTGGACCCTGCTGAACCCCTGGCGCGCTGTTCCTGGCCAGAACCCGCAGCCGCTGGGCAAGCCGCTGACCGTGCCCCAGACCGACGCCCTGCGCCCCCCACCCGCCAAGGCCGAGCAGACCACCACCCCCGAACTGCGCGCGCGCGCCGCCGATCCCCAGGTGCTCCCCGCCGATCAGCGCGAGGCGGCCTTTCAGATTGTCCGCCGCATGGCCGACCCATTGACCGCCGTGGTGTTCGCCCTGGCGGCCGGGGCCCTGGGGCTGCTGCTGCGCAACCGCGCGGCGGCCTTTGCGGCGGTGCTGGTGTTTCTGGTGAGCTTCTACGTGCTGTGGACCACCGTACCGGGGCTGGCGCGGGCCGGGGCGCTGTCGCCCGCCCTGGCGGCGTGGCTGCCCAATCTGGTCTTTGTGCTGCTGGCCGCCGCCCTGGCCTGGAGGCTGCGGTGA